In Castanea sativa cultivar Marrone di Chiusa Pesio chromosome 6, ASM4071231v1, a single window of DNA contains:
- the LOC142637873 gene encoding uncharacterized protein LOC142637873, with product MANQPTPARPWFRLASIARPAAPTPTPTPAPAPAPAPAPAQAPEPRPPLVIRPTFRPLAPSQPTQPQEPTPPPPATAPPASTVAPPASAVAPPPAAALPRSFAAPIPTPAPAPAPAPGPVVIARPIFATSSVPSSPVQRASAPAAPSFTVNQVPVVSQPQTRVSAPSSSVQTSPVTKAVPSSSSVRTSPIAKEAPTQAFPNVKAATTSYDTTTIKPAAQTPPQSPKPKPTAPPPSPLNLPPTRLKAETETEQRIPLEAEQKTVLVQKTIEKPKPWLGGIADSQWEHSEHYKPSYVHSGKHEGHKEVEIKEKGSYKKLSDSEEAGTRVITIAGENKGAFMELIRSPKKHDGSDKSNSLQVKKGISTKGLLGSDSESYSSSDKEGKPKKDKSHKGANTVPMSAFMNSNVQGINNSIVYNSSYNHHDPGVHLSLSRKASGGFQAKERVNGDKE from the coding sequence ATGGCAAACCAACCCACCCCGGCTCGTCCATGGTTCCGTTTAGCTTCCATTGCCCGCCCTGCAGCCCCGACCCCGACCCCGACCCCAGCCCCAGCCCCAGCTCCTGCCCCTGCTCCTGCCCAGGCTCCAGAGCCACGTCCACCTCTAGTAATTCGGCCTACATTTAGGCCATTAGCCCCCTCTCAACCAACTCAACCTCAAGAACCCACTCCACCACCACCCGCCACTGCTCCTCCTGCATCCACCGTTGCTCCTCCTGCATCCGCCGTTGCTCCACCCCCAGCCGCTGCTCTTCCGCGATCCTTTGCTGCTCCAATACCAACACCAGCCCCAGCCCCAGCACCAGCACCAGGACCAGTAGTAATAGCACGTCCTATTTTCGCTACTAGCTCAGTTCCATCGTCTCCAGTTCAGAGAGCCTCTGCTCCTGCAGCCCCTTCTTTTACTGTGAATCAGGTCCCTGTGGTATCACAACCTCAGACCAGAGTTTCAGCTCCTTCCTCTTCAGTTCAAACCTCTCCAGTCACTAAAGCAGTGCCATCCTCCTCTTCGGTTCGTACTTCTCCAATTGCTAAAGAAGCACCAACTCAGGCTTTCCCCAATGTCAAAGCAGCCACCACTAGCTATGATACCACCACCATTAAGCCTGCTGCTCAAACCCCACCTCAGTCACCAAAACCCAAGCCTACTGCTCCACCACCTTCTCCTCTAAACCTACCACCTACACGATTGAAGGCTGAAACTGAGACAGAGCAGAGGATCCCACTGGAGGCAGAGCAGAAAACTGTGCTGGTCCAAAAGACTATTGAAAAGCCTAAGCCGTGGCTTGGTGGCATTGCTGACTCGCAGTGGGAGCATAGCGAGCATTACAAGCCCAGCTATGTCCATAGTGGAAAGCATGAAGGGCACAAAGAAGTTGAAATCAAGGAGAAAGGTAGCTACAAAAAGCTTTCGGATTCAGAGGAGGCGGGTACGAGGGTCATAACAATTGCTGGAGAAAACAAAGGTGCTTTCATGGAACTAATTCGATCCCCAAAGAAACATGATGGTTCAGACAAATCTAATTCCTTGCAAGTTAAGAAGGGCATTAGTACAAAGGGTCTCCTAGGCAGTGACTCGGAAAGCTATAGCAGTAGCGATAAGGAGGGAAAGCCAAAGAAAGATAAGAGTCACAAAGGGGCAAACACTGTGCCCATGAGTGCATTCATGAACAGCAATGTGCAAGGTATTAACAACTCCATTGTGTACAATTCCTCATACAACCACCATGACCCTGGGGTGCACCTTTCTCTCTCTAGGAAAGCCTCTGGTGGGTTCCAGGCCAAGGAACGCGTTAATGGCGATAAGGAATAG
- the LOC142637974 gene encoding uncharacterized protein LOC142637974: protein MAATLSLLKLSILPQKPHHSKLPIPHSKPTKLSISKDSTTNPQSLSHDTIHVLKSASLPLTALTIPFFLDPNDALAAGGEFGILEGRTFALIHPIVMASLFFYTLWAGYLGWQWRRVRTIQNEITELKKQVKPAPVTPEGTPVQVAPSPVELQIQQLTEERKELLKGSFRDRHFNSGSILLGFGVFESIFGGVNTWLRTGKLFPGPHLFAGAAITALWAAAAALVPAMQKGNETARNLHIALNVLNVLLFVWQIPTGIDIVFKVFEFTTWP from the exons ATGGCTGCCACACTCAGCCTCCTGAAACTCTCAATTCTTCCTCAAAAACCACACCACTCCAAACTACCAATTCCCCACAGCAAACCAACAAAATTGAGTATCTCCAAAGACTCAACAACCAACCCACAAAGCCTCTCACATGATACCATCCATGTTCTTAAATCAGCTTCTCTTCCTCTCACAGCACTCACAATACCATTCTTTCTTGACCCAAAT GATGCACTTGCTGCCGGTGGAGAGTTTGGAATACTGGAGGGAAGGACATTTGCACTCATACACCCCATTGTGATGGCTAGTTTGTTCTTCTATACATTATGGGCTGGGTATTTGGGTTGGCAATGGCGCCGAGTCAGGACGATACAGAATGAGATTACTGAACTCAAAAAGCAAGTGAAGCCTGCCCCAGTTACTCCAGAAGGGACACCAGTGCAAGTGGCACCCTCTCCGGTTGAGCTTCAAATTCAGCAACTCACTGAG GAACGGAAAGAGCTGCTGAAAGGATCCTTCAGGGATAGACACTTCAATTCAGGGTCAATACTGCTAGGATTCGGAGTGTTTGAATCAATTTTTGGAGGAGTGAACACATGGCTTAGGACAGGAAAGCTATTTCCAGGGCCTCATTTGTTTGCAGGAGCAG CCATTACAGCACTATGGGCAGCAGCTGCGGCTCTTGTACCTGCAATGCAGAAAGGAAATGAGACAGCCAGAAATCTTCACATAGCATTGAATGTGTTGAATGTTCTACTCTTTGTGTGGCAGATCCCCACTGGAATTGATATAGTTTTCAAGGTTTTTGAATTCACTACATGGCCATGA